Proteins encoded within one genomic window of Geotalea daltonii FRC-32:
- the pssA gene encoding CDP-diacylglycerol--serine O-phosphatidyltransferase yields the protein MRKGIYILPNLFTAGSLFAGFYCMVSTLNYDYKTAALWILASSIFDGLDGKVARLTGTASKFGVEFDSLADLVSFGAAPGLLMYAWALKPFGRIGWLAAFLFVACAALRLARFNVQVETVESKRFVGLPTPAAASMVSATVLLFYHFGWPSSFKKLAILLLIYFLALLMVSNVRYYSFKDPELIKRQPFAFLVLAVILLIVIAAEPVIMLFVIFCGYMLSGPVGYVLTLPRRLRLKRAMHRGHEELRPPGKK from the coding sequence ATGCGAAAAGGGATATACATCCTGCCGAACCTGTTCACTGCAGGCAGCCTTTTTGCCGGCTTTTACTGCATGGTCTCCACGCTCAACTATGATTACAAGACTGCGGCACTGTGGATACTGGCCTCTTCCATCTTCGACGGCCTTGACGGCAAAGTGGCACGATTGACTGGCACCGCCAGCAAATTCGGTGTCGAGTTCGATTCCCTTGCGGACCTGGTTTCCTTCGGTGCTGCCCCCGGACTGCTTATGTATGCCTGGGCGCTGAAGCCATTCGGTCGCATCGGCTGGCTGGCTGCGTTCCTCTTCGTCGCCTGCGCTGCCTTACGCCTGGCCCGGTTCAACGTGCAGGTCGAAACGGTCGAGAGCAAGCGCTTCGTCGGCCTGCCGACGCCGGCGGCAGCCAGCATGGTTTCGGCCACCGTCCTGCTTTTCTATCATTTCGGCTGGCCCAGTTCTTTCAAAAAACTGGCCATCCTCCTGCTCATCTACTTCCTGGCCCTGCTCATGGTTTCCAATGTGCGTTACTACTCCTTCAAAGACCCGGAGCTAATCAAGCGCCAGCCATTCGCCTTCCTGGTATTGGCGGTCATTCTTCTCATCGTCATTGCCGCCGAACCGGTGATCATGCTTTTCGTCATCTTCTGCGGCTACATGCTTTCCGGACCGGTCGGCTATGTGCTGACGCTGCCGCGACGACTCCGGCTCAAGCGGGCCATGCACAGGGGGCATGAGGAATTGCGTCCTCCCGGCAAAAAATAA
- a CDS encoding phosphatidylserine decarboxylase family protein gives MRNNNVPIAVEGLPFVAGAALISAIFIIIGWKVGAAFFIVVTVFIIFFFRNPKRVTPANEKAVVSPADGVVIYLGPAREPHLDQDMMKISIFMSVFNVHINRVPISARVVDQFYRPGKFLDVRHESATFENEQKGLVLETANGIRLVVVQVAGLIARRIVCYPTIGTMLRRGERYGLIRFGSRLDVYLPLDTELQVTMGDQTVAGETILGVTT, from the coding sequence ATGCGTAATAACAATGTTCCCATTGCTGTGGAAGGGCTGCCGTTTGTCGCTGGTGCGGCCCTGATCAGCGCCATTTTCATCATTATCGGCTGGAAAGTAGGTGCCGCCTTCTTCATCGTTGTCACCGTTTTCATCATCTTCTTCTTCCGCAATCCCAAGAGGGTTACGCCGGCAAATGAAAAGGCAGTCGTCTCTCCTGCCGATGGAGTCGTCATCTATCTGGGCCCCGCCCGCGAGCCGCATCTTGACCAGGATATGATGAAAATCAGCATTTTCATGTCCGTCTTCAATGTGCATATCAATCGGGTCCCCATATCCGCCAGAGTTGTTGATCAGTTCTACCGGCCGGGGAAATTCCTCGATGTTCGCCATGAAAGCGCCACTTTTGAAAACGAGCAGAAAGGGCTGGTTCTTGAAACTGCAAATGGGATCAGGCTGGTGGTCGTACAGGTTGCCGGTCTCATCGCCAGGCGCATCGTCTGCTATCCTACCATCGGCACCATGCTCAGGCGGGGTGAACGCTACGGCCTGATCCGTTTCGGTTCCAGGTTGGACGTATATCTACCCTTGGATACGGAACTGCAGGTAACGATGGGGGATCAGACGGTTGCCGGAGAAACCATCCTGGGGGTAACGACATGA
- the ilvC gene encoding ketol-acid reductoisomerase yields the protein MNVYYDKDCNLAIIKGMKVTIVGYGSQGHAHACNLKDSGVDVTVALRAGSASVVKAQNAGLKVASVADAVASADLVMILTPDEFQSSLYRDEIEPKLKQGATLAFAHGFAIHYNQIVPRNDLDVVMIAPKAPGHTVRSEFVKGGGIPDLIAVFQNASGKAREVALSYASAIGGGRTGIIETTFQDETETDLFGEQAVLCGGAVELVKAGFETLVEAGYAPEMAYFECLHELKLIVDLMYEGGIANMNYSISNNAEYGEYVTGPQVINAESRKAMKECLANIQNGEYAKRFILEGMANYPEMTARRRLNAAHPIEQVGGKLRSMMPWIQKIVDKSKN from the coding sequence ATGAACGTTTATTACGACAAGGATTGTAATCTTGCGATCATCAAAGGGATGAAAGTCACCATCGTGGGGTATGGCTCCCAGGGGCACGCCCATGCCTGCAACCTGAAGGACTCCGGCGTTGACGTGACCGTGGCGCTGCGTGCCGGTTCGGCGTCGGTGGTCAAGGCCCAGAACGCCGGCCTGAAGGTGGCGAGCGTTGCCGATGCGGTGGCCTCGGCAGACCTGGTGATGATTCTGACCCCTGACGAGTTCCAGTCAAGTCTCTACCGCGATGAGATCGAGCCGAAGCTGAAGCAGGGTGCCACCCTGGCCTTCGCCCACGGTTTCGCCATCCACTACAACCAAATCGTGCCCCGTAATGACTTGGATGTGGTCATGATCGCCCCCAAGGCACCGGGTCACACGGTCCGCTCCGAGTTCGTCAAAGGCGGCGGTATCCCCGACCTGATCGCGGTGTTTCAGAACGCCTCGGGGAAGGCCCGCGAAGTTGCCCTCTCCTACGCCAGCGCCATCGGCGGCGGCCGCACCGGCATCATCGAAACGACCTTCCAGGACGAGACCGAGACCGACCTATTCGGAGAGCAGGCCGTACTCTGCGGCGGCGCCGTAGAGTTGGTGAAGGCCGGCTTCGAAACCCTGGTGGAGGCCGGTTATGCCCCCGAAATGGCCTACTTCGAATGTCTGCATGAGCTCAAGCTGATCGTCGATCTGATGTACGAAGGCGGCATCGCCAACATGAACTACTCCATCTCCAACAACGCTGAATATGGTGAGTATGTCACCGGTCCGCAGGTCATCAACGCAGAGAGCCGCAAGGCGATGAAGGAGTGTCTGGCCAATATCCAGAACGGCGAGTACGCCAAGCGGTTCATCCTTGAGGGAATGGCCAATTATCCTGAAATGACCGCCCGCCGCCGCCTCAACGCCGCCCACCCGATCGAGCAGGTTGGTGGGAAGCTCCGGAGCATGATGCCCTGGATCCAGAAGATCGTGGACAAGAGCAAGAACTAA
- the ilvN gene encoding acetolactate synthase small subunit, whose product MKHTISVLVENEFGVLSRVVGLFSGRGFNIDSLSVAPTNEETISRMTIVTRGDEQILEQICKQLNKLIDVIKVIDFNEGNAIEREMALIKVNAEDDSRAEVLRIVDIFRAKIIDVTPKSYTIEATGAPLKIDAILELLRPLGLKELVRTGAVAIGRGAKGWKS is encoded by the coding sequence ATGAAACATACAATATCAGTGCTGGTGGAAAATGAATTCGGTGTGCTTTCCCGCGTGGTCGGGCTCTTCTCCGGCCGCGGCTTCAATATCGATTCCCTTTCGGTGGCTCCAACCAACGAGGAAACCATTTCCCGCATGACCATCGTCACCCGTGGTGACGAGCAGATACTGGAACAGATATGCAAGCAGCTGAACAAGCTGATCGACGTCATCAAGGTCATCGATTTCAACGAAGGAAATGCCATTGAGCGTGAAATGGCGCTGATCAAGGTCAACGCTGAAGACGACAGTCGCGCCGAGGTACTGAGAATCGTCGATATTTTCCGCGCTAAAATCATCGATGTCACACCCAAGTCATATACCATCGAAGCAACCGGAGCTCCGCTTAAGATTGACGCCATACTGGAGCTGCTCAGGCCCCTGGGACTGAAGGAACTGGTGAGGACCGGGGCTGTGGCCATCGGCCGCGGCGCCAAGGGATGGAAGAGTTAA
- the ilvB gene encoding biosynthetic-type acetolactate synthase large subunit: protein MKMNGARILLECLKLEGVDTVFGYPGGTVINLYDEIFSFKEIRHILPRHEQAGVHAADGYARATGKVGVAIATSGPGATNTITGIATAYMDSIPMVIITGQVPTGLIGNDAFQEADIIGITRPCTKHNFLVKDVKDLATIVKKAFYIARTGRPGPVLIDLPKDVQIATTEFKYPETVDIRGYKPTVGGHPKQVEKAITLLLEAKKPVIYVGGGVILGNAAEELTKLAQLLNAPVTTTLMGLGAFPEDNPLSLGLLGMHGTYYANMAVSHCDLLIAVGARFDDRVTGKIASFAPHAQIIHIDVDPTSIKKNVRVDLPIVGDVKDVLKQLLKVLAGQAEKAATFQKQIVPWSQEIEAWKAKHPMTYKSSASVIKPQLVIQKLRELSKPDAIVSTDVGQHQMWTAQFFKFNRPRTLLSSGGLGTMGFGLPAAMGAQAAFPKRQVIVVCGDGGFQMNMQELATLVQNRLPVKICILNNNFLGMVRQWQELFFDKRYSQTCMELPIDFIKLAEAFGAKGFQATKPEEVEAVIKKGFATPGPVIMEFKVAREEKVLPMVPAGASLTEMVLAS, encoded by the coding sequence ATGAAAATGAACGGGGCAAGAATTCTTCTGGAATGTCTGAAGCTTGAAGGGGTCGATACGGTCTTCGGTTATCCCGGCGGTACGGTCATCAATCTTTATGACGAGATTTTTTCATTCAAGGAGATCCGTCACATCCTGCCCCGCCATGAACAGGCCGGTGTCCATGCCGCCGACGGTTATGCCCGGGCAACCGGCAAGGTCGGCGTGGCCATTGCCACCTCCGGCCCCGGTGCCACCAATACCATAACCGGCATCGCCACCGCCTATATGGATTCCATCCCCATGGTCATTATCACCGGTCAGGTTCCCACTGGACTGATCGGCAATGACGCTTTCCAGGAAGCCGACATCATCGGCATCACCCGTCCCTGCACCAAGCACAACTTTCTGGTCAAGGATGTGAAGGACCTGGCGACCATCGTCAAAAAGGCCTTCTACATCGCCCGGACCGGCCGGCCCGGTCCTGTTCTCATCGATCTGCCCAAGGATGTGCAGATAGCAACCACAGAATTCAAATATCCCGAAACAGTGGATATCCGCGGCTACAAACCGACGGTCGGCGGCCATCCGAAGCAGGTAGAGAAAGCCATTACACTGCTTCTGGAAGCAAAAAAGCCGGTTATCTATGTTGGAGGCGGAGTCATTCTGGGAAATGCCGCCGAGGAACTGACGAAGCTGGCCCAGCTGCTTAATGCGCCCGTAACTACAACCCTCATGGGGCTTGGTGCATTTCCAGAGGATAATCCGCTTTCACTCGGGCTCCTCGGCATGCATGGCACCTATTATGCCAACATGGCAGTCTCGCACTGCGATCTACTGATAGCCGTCGGTGCCCGCTTCGACGACCGCGTCACCGGGAAGATTGCTTCATTTGCGCCACATGCACAGATTATCCATATTGATGTGGATCCCACCTCCATCAAGAAAAATGTCCGGGTTGACCTGCCCATTGTCGGCGACGTCAAGGACGTGCTCAAGCAGCTGTTGAAGGTACTTGCCGGTCAGGCTGAAAAAGCAGCTACCTTCCAAAAGCAAATTGTACCCTGGTCACAGGAAATAGAGGCCTGGAAGGCCAAGCACCCCATGACATACAAGAGCAGCGCTTCCGTAATCAAGCCCCAGCTGGTCATCCAGAAGCTGCGGGAATTGAGTAAACCGGACGCCATCGTCTCAACGGACGTGGGCCAGCACCAGATGTGGACGGCCCAGTTCTTCAAATTCAACCGGCCGAGAACACTGCTGTCTTCCGGTGGCCTCGGCACCATGGGTTTCGGCCTCCCTGCTGCCATGGGTGCCCAGGCAGCATTCCCCAAGCGGCAGGTGATCGTCGTCTGTGGGGACGGCGGTTTTCAGATGAACATGCAGGAACTGGCAACCCTGGTTCAGAACCGGCTTCCGGTCAAAATCTGCATCCTGAACAACAATTTCCTTGGCATGGTCCGCCAGTGGCAGGAACTGTTCTTCGACAAGCGCTATTCCCAAACATGTATGGAATTGCCCATCGATTTCATCAAGCTGGCCGAGGCCTTTGGCGCCAAGGGCTTTCAGGCAACCAAACCCGAAGAAGTGGAAGCGGTGATAAAGAAAGGATTCGCTACCCCCGGGCCGGTGATCATGGAGTTCAAGGTCGCCAGGGAAGAAAAGGTTCTTCCCATGGTGCCCGCCGGAGCATCGTTGACGGAGATGGTGCTGGCATCCTGA
- the ilvD gene encoding dihydroxy-acid dehydratase, with protein sequence MRSDMIKKGLERTPHRALLKGTGVPQSQMEKPFIGVATSFTDLIPGHVGMRDLERYIEKGIHSGGGYAFFFGIPGVCDGISMGHKGMHYSLPTRELIADMVESVAEAHRLDGLVLLTNCDKITPGMLMAAARLDIPCIVVTAGPMMSGRGEAGRKYSFVTDTFEAMARYKAGVIDAQELQVCEDNACPGMGSCQGLFTANTMAILTETLGMSLPRCGTALAVSALKRRIAFASGERIVDLVKDNVTPRSILTRAAFENAIRVDLALGGSSNTVLHLLAIAHEAEVELPLETFDILAKETPQLASMNPAGEHFMEDLDTAGGVAGVLMQLGDKIKDNPTVMGLTIKQLAASIANVDETVIRPLSNPVKKEGGIAILSGNIAPKGAVVKQSGVSAAMMNFTGTARCFDSEEAAMAAIMEGKIVAGDCVVIRYEGPKGGPGMREMLAPTAAIMGLGLGDSVALITDGRFSGGTRGPCIGHISPEAAEGGPIALVEEGDRIELDIPGRRLQLLVDDETLAKRRRNWQAPAPKIRTGWLARYAKVVTSANTGAVTSAD encoded by the coding sequence ATGCGTAGCGATATGATCAAGAAGGGACTGGAGCGGACTCCGCACCGGGCGCTCCTCAAGGGCACCGGCGTCCCCCAGAGCCAGATGGAGAAGCCGTTCATCGGCGTTGCCACAAGTTTTACCGATCTGATTCCCGGCCATGTGGGCATGCGGGATCTTGAACGATATATAGAGAAGGGCATTCACAGCGGCGGAGGTTATGCATTTTTCTTCGGTATTCCCGGAGTGTGCGACGGTATCTCCATGGGCCACAAGGGTATGCATTACAGCCTGCCGACCCGCGAACTGATTGCCGACATGGTGGAATCGGTGGCCGAGGCCCATCGTCTTGACGGACTCGTGCTTCTGACCAACTGTGACAAAATCACCCCCGGCATGCTCATGGCTGCTGCCCGTCTGGACATCCCCTGTATCGTCGTGACCGCCGGGCCGATGATGAGTGGCCGCGGCGAAGCAGGACGTAAATATTCATTTGTTACCGACACTTTCGAAGCCATGGCCCGTTACAAAGCCGGTGTCATCGATGCCCAGGAGCTGCAGGTCTGTGAAGACAACGCCTGTCCCGGCATGGGTTCCTGCCAAGGGCTTTTCACCGCCAACACCATGGCCATCCTCACTGAAACCCTCGGCATGAGCCTGCCCCGCTGCGGCACCGCCCTGGCGGTATCCGCCCTGAAGCGCCGCATTGCCTTTGCCTCGGGAGAGCGCATCGTCGATCTGGTGAAAGATAATGTGACACCGCGCAGCATCCTTACCCGGGCCGCCTTCGAGAACGCCATCCGCGTCGATTTGGCATTGGGCGGATCATCCAATACCGTCCTGCATCTTCTGGCAATTGCCCATGAAGCCGAGGTAGAACTCCCTCTGGAAACCTTCGATATTCTTGCCAAGGAAACGCCGCAGCTGGCATCCATGAATCCGGCCGGGGAGCACTTCATGGAAGATCTTGATACGGCAGGAGGCGTCGCAGGCGTGCTCATGCAACTGGGGGACAAGATAAAGGATAATCCCACGGTTATGGGATTGACCATCAAACAACTGGCTGCAAGCATCGCCAATGTGGACGAAACGGTTATCCGCCCCCTGTCGAATCCGGTCAAGAAAGAGGGAGGCATTGCCATCCTCTCCGGCAATATTGCCCCGAAAGGTGCGGTAGTCAAACAGTCTGGTGTGTCGGCGGCCATGATGAATTTCACCGGCACCGCTCGCTGCTTCGACTCGGAAGAAGCCGCCATGGCTGCCATTATGGAAGGGAAGATAGTTGCCGGAGACTGTGTCGTGATCCGCTATGAAGGCCCGAAGGGTGGTCCCGGGATGAGGGAGATGCTGGCTCCAACCGCCGCCATCATGGGACTTGGCCTTGGGGACTCCGTAGCCCTCATTACCGACGGACGTTTTTCCGGAGGCACCCGCGGCCCCTGCATCGGCCATATCTCGCCCGAAGCTGCCGAAGGTGGACCCATCGCCCTGGTGGAAGAAGGGGACCGGATCGAGCTGGATATTCCCGGCCGTCGGTTGCAACTCCTGGTTGATGATGAAACCCTGGCAAAGCGCCGCCGCAACTGGCAGGCGCCGGCGCCCAAGATCCGCACCGGCTGGCTTGCACGCTATGCCAAGGTAGTCACCTCCGCCAACACCGGTGCAGTTACTTCTGCAGATTAA
- a CDS encoding carboxypeptidase-like regulatory domain-containing protein — protein sequence MKTLTYSVAFLFTTATSSFAYGTINGRLQMEKEPLRCAAFAYTTDKAPTSSYSAPFFAVPCGADGAFSMMLPPGTYLIASGISIGSGVFATQPDPKRRLPIEGPLAQIVTVTNNSTITLTRSNDRSNLPPHETSPTGSRSKDTELVTVTGTVRDPAGNPVSLAVVNLLDPDQPSNGRNRIYISTPTDASGEYVIEIVRPRPYLLQAFKSDSLLGNMKSPAAPVDLSSPHNPLRYHITLSPRTHSAPASSGRQPSSLPAPAEKSQGKPKPVPFTDPASL from the coding sequence ATGAAAACTCTGACATACTCAGTGGCGTTCCTTTTCACTACTGCCACCTCCAGCTTTGCCTATGGCACGATAAACGGGCGACTGCAGATGGAAAAGGAACCCCTGCGTTGCGCGGCCTTTGCCTATACCACTGATAAAGCTCCAACCTCGTCCTACTCCGCACCGTTTTTTGCTGTTCCATGTGGAGCGGACGGTGCATTCTCCATGATGCTCCCCCCGGGGACCTACCTGATCGCCTCCGGCATCAGCATCGGCAGCGGTGTTTTTGCAACGCAGCCTGATCCAAAGCGCCGTTTGCCGATTGAAGGTCCCCTTGCTCAGATTGTCACTGTAACCAATAACTCGACCATAACGCTGACGCGGAGTAATGACAGGAGCAACTTGCCGCCACATGAAACCTCCCCCACCGGCAGTCGATCAAAAGATACGGAACTTGTCACGGTAACGGGAACCGTACGCGACCCGGCAGGCAATCCTGTCTCCCTGGCGGTAGTTAACCTGCTGGACCCTGACCAGCCCAGTAATGGCAGGAACAGGATCTACATCAGTACGCCTACTGATGCCAGTGGAGAATATGTCATTGAAATAGTAAGACCTCGGCCTTACCTGCTCCAGGCCTTCAAGTCGGACTCTTTGCTGGGTAATATGAAGAGCCCGGCGGCGCCAGTGGATCTATCCTCGCCCCACAACCCCCTTCGTTACCATATTACGCTGTCTCCCCGGACCCATTCAGCGCCAGCCTCCTCCGGTAGACAACCATCATCGTTACCGGCACCCGCTGAAAAATCGCAGGGGAAGCCAAAGCCGGTACCGTTTACCGACCCTGCATCCCTTTAG